The stretch of DNA TTTTAGCTCTTTTGTTGCTGCTATAACGCTCAAGCTTTTATCAGAATAATAAAAGGTAATTGCCGCACAGCAAAACTCTGCCTATTATAAATCTCATGAATAAAACATCTCACATACATAAAATGAGTTCACTCTCAACAGGTTTAACCCGTTTCATGAAAATAAGCGGCACCGTTTTGCCTTGGTTAACTGGTATAACATTGTGTCTTCTTATCTTAGGGCTTATTCTGATTATGCATTCTCCTGATGACTATCAGCAGGGTAGCACCGTCAAGATTATGTATATTCATGTACCATTCGCGTGGCTCTCTACATTTTGTTATATCATAATAAGTGCTGCTGCTTTAGGAAGTCTGATTTGGAGATATCATCTTGCTAATGTAGCACTCAAATGTGGAGCACCTATTGGAGCAATTTTTACAGCCTTATCTCTAGTGACAGGCGCACTTTGGGGGCGCCCTACATGGGGAACATGGTGGGTATGGGATGCACGGCTAACATCAGTTCTGA from Bartonella taylorii encodes:
- a CDS encoding heme ABC transporter permease, translated to MNKTSHIHKMSSLSTGLTRFMKISGTVLPWLTGITLCLLILGLILIMHSPDDYQQGSTVKIMYIHVPFAWLSTFCYIIISAAALGSLIWRYHLANVALKCGAPIGAIFTALSLVTGALWGRPTWGTWWVWDARLTSVLILFFIYLAIVMLARAFDNQEKAARATAILTLVGLVNIPIIKFSVNWWNTLHQQASLLRSGGPTIDRAMLWPLITMIFCFSFMFILLYLMAMRNEINNRHIQILQIKKARHAQHKDSSSCST